The nucleotide sequence CAATTCAGAAACTCAGCTAAGTAATAtcattaacaaaagtaaaagaaaatattcaaactacATTTGatattgttcaaaaaaaaatctacaaaacaaaatagctacagaaaaaattattaacacTTTAGCATtgtcttataaattttaaaaattaatctgCGCGTAGCACGACATATCCGCGAGAAAAAATTCAGTGTTCTGTTTCGATACAATGGatgattgaaaacaaaatacgACCATCAAAACAGCTACAAGCCTTCTACTGTCCCGTAGATCGAAAGATTGATTATCACCTTTCCGTTCACCAAGAGATATAcgggaaagaagaaaacaccCAATTACAAAAAAACGTGCCACTTTAAAAAAAGGTACTACATTCTCAAATCAACTAAATTCCAATTTTCACCCAATAGACCCCAAGATTTAGAGGCCTAAAGAGATAATTGGGCCCaattaatttcaaacaaaattaacacaaCAAACACCCAAATGTGAGTAATTTAAagacctttttaaaaaataacaaactcaGTAACTATGTAACACAATCACAAAACCATCGACAAAAACCCTTCacacaaatttattaaataactacccaaaaaacaaacaaggaactacaagtctacaaccacgtatagaaaaatgaaaaaaactatcaaacaaacaaacagatgacgaaaaaaactaaaatatgtaCCAAAAACAATTAGAGCCACAAATCAGCTTATACTATACAATCTAAacttatgaaattaaaataactctaaaacaaaaccaaatttgtaatgaaagaaaactaatttaacatttatttttaaaacttctccctagaatgtatttaatgCAAAAAACGCgttgaaaagaaaaaccaatatCACCCTataaaaaacaactaaaacaaaccaaacaaccagaaaaaaaagtcaaaaagaaagaaatttatataacaaatatataatatcaaaaagAAACCGAAAAAACACCTTAATCTACTCCAAACACTAGATTAAGCGCGAAGCGAGAAATTGAGCCCgagtgaaacaaagaaaaatagcccaaaaaaaagaaatgtaagttattgattttatttatttttcttaataaaatccacaacctttttcactccaaacactaaaacactGAGAAAAAAACTACTccaacagtttacaaaatacatatgaaaatattaaaaaacaatacaaccacaaaataacaaataataataaattaatcacaactaacaactacagccaaacaacaacttcaactatacaatgttaacttctaattataatttttttaaaaagcattaaaaatgcacaagatgatctcaatttttataaaataaacagcaaactaaattatacttactgcaaaacctatttttataaaaaaagatctaacaaaacaacataagcaaccaaaatcaaatacaaaaacaaacgtaaagatgaatttaagtaaccaaaaaaataatacacaCAACTAAACTCGAAATACACCTTAATCTAACTAgcgcgcgtagcgcggatcaaTTGCTAGTACTAAATATAGTTTGATTTTgaccttctctttcttttttctgaaAAAGAGTTCCGATGGAGATGTAATTGATTGTATCAACCAACCTTCCATCACCCACTCCTTCGAGACCATGTTATTCAGGTTTCATCACCCACTCCTCCGAGACCATGTTATTCAGGTTTTTgttaactcaattttttttgtttattcttctaAAATAAGTTTCtttaagttatattatttttgtttaaaataaagtaTGCAGGAATAATATCCCACAAACAGGAAAACAAACTTGGCAAGTATGGCATGACACCAAAGAAGAATGTCCGGCAGTGACGGTTCCCGTACGTCCAAGAAACATCATCCAACAGCTCCAAACGTGCATGAGGTCGCCAACatctaaaatacaaaaattaggCCGAAAAGTTTAATAGCCCATTGTGAATGATTTTATTACTCTTTTGGGTTTacaatctaaaaattaattatacagatatatatatgatagacCTTTCTCAACATCTACTACATCAGTGTTATATAACATCTACGAAATAAAGTAGAATTATAATGCAGAtgtcaaaaatactaatatcgGTTGTATGATAAACAGTATGCGATTGGGTATCTGATGAACCATgtctttattattataattttacttaAGTTTTGCTtcaattatatttatgttttgcttaaattttgatatttttttactttgtaaacTTGGAGATAACTGGTGTTACAAcacaaacatgtttttttatatataaaaacttataatatagtagtaataacaaatatagttttatttattttgaaaatgtatttttatttgagAAAGTGTTCTTCTAATATtgcaattgtttggtaaatttacataccatgtttttgaatttgaaatgtatattttgtatggaAGTTATTAAATCGAAAAATCGAGTGATAAatggaaataaacaaaatattatgtaaaatacaCATGGTTgtgtaattattttgtttttgaaattatatgttattaacTAGTAGTCatgatataataaataaataaataaaatatttcgtTCTTAGCGTAAAATCAAAATGTTTCCAAACGTAAATCtttagataaatatttaaaacaaatataaatatactatcaTAGACTGATAGACACatctaaaaagaataacatcATGTAATATACACTAATGATACTCCAGATAAGGATGTTGGTTGTTGGTTCTGATTTTATCCCTTAGttgtttatttaataaattttgaaagattgGAACGTTTAATAATAGACTACTTAAGATAtcaattaatttgtaaaaataattataaccaATATAATGGAAAAGTTGccaaaaaatatgttaaaaagcCTATAGATAGTCAAAattatccacaaaaaaaaaaaaaaaaaaaaaaaaatctaagaagatagatttgctaaaataacaaaatagagaTCTTTTAAATGTCCAAATAAAACCAAGGGATATTATAATATCAAGATCTAAATAAAATGTGCTTTTTCCTAATATAAAATAGTTTTGGGTCGAGCCCAATATTGACCCAATAAGGGTCGGCTCAAAGAGAAGGCGAAAAGAGAGGTTTCGGAGCTCTGTGGCAGTGTGTCGGGTTTTTTTGAGTATTCGAGCTTCTCTCTCCTCCGTGATCAATCTCCGTGAATcgcaactctctctctctctatggcTGATCTCGATGTTCCTCAGAGTAAGTCTAGAGACCTCGACAAGCTTCTTCTCCGTCATGGGAATCTCGTTGACCCCGGCTTCTTTCCCGGACCCCAGGTTTAACGCCTTTTTAATTCTCAATCGCTtcttcgctttttttttttctatgggTTTTCCTGAGCTTAGTTTTCGTTTTGGGGTATACAGCTGAGGGATGACATAAGAGAGTTTGTGAAAATCCTTGTGGTTGGTGCGGGCGGATTGGGTTGTGAGCTTCTCAAGGACTTGGCTCTTTCAGGTTTTCGTAATCTCGATGTGATTGATATGGACCGTATCGAGGTTACTAATCTCAATCGCCAGTTCCTATTCAGGCAAGTTTGTTTTtgacttgtgtgtgtgtggtatTTATCAGTAAGATTTGTGAAATTGTTAGTGGGAATTGATGATAGTTGCACGAATTGTTTGGGTTGATAATGTTGGTCTTCTTTGTATAGACTTGAAGACGTGGGAAAGCCTAAGGCAGAGGTAGCAGCAAAGCGTGTCATGGAGAGAGTGAGTGGGGTTGAGATTGTGCCGCATTTTTCACGTATTGAAGACAAGGAGGTTGAGTTTTATAACGATTTTAACATCATTGCCCTTGGTCTTGATTCTATCGAAGCTCGGAAATACATCAATGGGATAGCTTGTGGGTTTCTTGGTATGGATATTCTTAAAACGTTTAACTGTCAACCCAAACTCTCGTATTTATAAGTTCTCTGCCTGATCATGTGCTTGTAAAATGTGTGTAGAGTATAATGACGATGATACTCCAGTAAGAGACACAATCAAGCCGATGGTAGATGGGGGAACTGAAGGTTTCAAGGGTCATGCTAGAGTTATAATGCCTGGAGTTACACCCTGTTTTGAGTGCACTATTTGGCTTTTCCCACCTCAAGTGAAGTTTCCTTTGTGTACTCTTGCTGAAACCCCTAGGAATGCTGCTCATTGCATTGAATATGCTCATCTAATTAAGTGGGATGAGGTATGTGTGTAGTCTCTTTGAAAGAGACTCTTCTTTCCATGCGAATATATGTTTTTGGGTTTAGTCATGGTGAAGTCGATTCTTCCTGCAGGTTCATAAAGGAAAATCCTTTGATCCTGATGTGCCAGAACATATGAAGTGGGTCTATGATGAGGTTAGTCATTCTTTTGCTTGTTTATGCTATGGATTTTAATTTGGGATTTATTTCATGCCATTATCTTTACAGGCTATCAGGAGAGCTGAGCTTTTTGGAATTCCGGGTGTCACATACTCTCTCACACAAGTATGTAACCATTCTCACTTTCTCTGTCTGTTTACTTTCTAAAGTTTTCCAGTCACCGGCTGAAGTATGCACAATGAAATCCATATGCTATCTGTTCTCATGAAGAAATAATCAGAGGAggattgttttattatatagggtgTGGTTAAAAACATAATACCGGCGATTGCTTCCACCAACGCGATTATATCAGCAGCTTGTGCGCTAGAAACCTTGAAGATTGTATCTGCATGCAGCAAAACGCTTACAAACTATCTgacgtatgttttttttttcctttctttctgcCTTACTTGCTAGTGTTTGGAGTACAGCTTTTCTACTTAAAGTTTAATATAGGAATTTGCAAAGAATTTAATGTTATCCTCAagcaatttttttcattttcacaaAGGTATAACGGTGGAGAGGGTCTTTACACTAAAGTGACAGACTTCCCGAGGCTCGACGACTGTCTTGTATGTGGTCCGGGCATTCTGATTGAGCTGGACACCTCAATCACATTATCGAAGGTCCGTCCTCTCGCTTTATCATCTCATTGTCTCTTTACCGATTATCCTTGCTTTTCTTACCCATTGATTGCTTCTTTCATGCTAAATTATCTTCTCTGCTGCTATCTCCATTGATACTGTCATCCCTGCGTAGATGCTTGGCTGTTATTTTGTTTGGTCTTCTCGCCTTTTCCATGCTTTTCTGCCCTTTCTATCTTAATTTACTCGTGCCAAAGTATGAGCTTTGTTTGTCTATTCAAATTCCTCGGCTCAGTTCTTTACCATttgttcatgttttatttttcttctagttCATTGAGATGCTTGAAGACCATCCGAAGCTCCTTTTGTCAAAAGCAAGTGTTACATACGGCGAAAGCAATCTCTACATGCAGGCGCCTCCGGTTCTTGAAGAGATGCTCAGAGAAAACCTAAGCAAGCCGCTCTATGACCTCATGGGAAGAGTCCAGAAGGATACTATCCATGTATCTGGGACATCTCTCAAGGACAAAGAGAGACAGTCTATCCAAACAAAGCTAAGGGTTGTTTTTAAAGGAGCCGATGTTGTTACAGACATGGATACAGCCATTGGAGCATAAAACCCGACAGAGAAACCCTTTGATGCCAAAGCTTAGATCCATTGAGAGATTATTGGGCAGGTTGACTTGTCCGGTTCTTATTTTggtccttttttttgtttgtttgtcgtTTATAGCTATGATAGCAGACTTTTACTGCgtgatggagaaagaaaaaaagttactcCAAACAGATCGGTTCATATGATTGTTCTTAACCTCGAAGATGTGACCTTCCGGACTAAAAACAGTTTAGAGCCGTTAAAAAGTTGATCTTGTGTCTTCGAATTTAACATTAACcgaaatgttttattttaaccaGTCGTTACAAAGAACAAACGTCACTCGTAACGACAAGACAATAGATTGCGCGCCCCTTGGTGCACTCATTCATGACTTATACTTgttgtatatatttcttttggttcaaacttatctttttcatttatcttcTTCAGTTTGTGGCTATACTTGCTTGCACCTTTCTTTTCATATGATCTCAAGAGACTTTAAGCTACTCTTTTGAAACGTAGTATGGGTGAGGAGATAAGGTTGTTCTACGACCTCTTTTGTTCATTTATCCACCTTTGAAAGGTCAACAGTTCCGAACATGcaaattaaataagcaaaaagaCCAACAAGATgaataaacatcatattttttatacatCAAGCTTCATTTGAGAAATCGTTTTTAATGAACTATCAAGTAGGATTGGTGTATGACCCTACTTCACTCAAACACTATCCCCAAACCATATCACATCAAATGAGTTAagattttctctctctctctctctctctctctctctctctctctctcNTATGATAGCAGACTTTTACTGCgtgatggagaaagaaaaaaagttactcCAAACAGATCGGTTCATATGATTGTTCTTAACCTCGAAGATGTGACCTTCCGGACTAAAAACAGTTTAGAGCCGTTAAAAAGTTGATCTTGTGTCTTCGAATTTAACATTAACcgaaatgttttattttaaccaGTCGTTACAAAGAACAAACGTCACTCGTAACGACAAGACAATAGATTGCGCGCCCCTTGGTGCACTCATTCATGACTTATACTTgttgtatatatttcttttggttcaaacttatctttttcatttatcttcTTCAGTTTGTGGCTATACTTGCTTGCACCTTTCTTTTCATATGATCTCAAGAGACTTTAAGCTACTCTTTTGAAACGTAGTATGGGTGAGGAGATAAGGTTGTTCTACGACCTCTTTTGTTCATTTATCCACCTTTGAAAGGTCAACAGTTCCGAACATGcaaattaaataagcaaaaagaCCAACAAGATgaataaacatcatattttttatacatCAAGCTTCATTTGAGAAATCGTTTTTAATGAACTATCAAGTAGGATTGGTGTATGACCCTACTTCACTCAAACACTATCCCCAAACCATATCACATCAAATGAGTTAagattttctctctctctctctctctctctctctctctctctctctctctctctctctctctctctctctctctctctctctctctctctctctctctctctctctctctctctctctctctctctctctctctctctctctctctctctctctctctctctctctctctctctctctctctctctctctctctctctctctctctctctctctctctctctctctctctctctctctctctctctctctctctctctctctctctctctctctctctctctctctctctctctctctctctctccctctctctccgaAATCCAAATTGATCATTGTCCATTTCCTCAATTGCCAACCACAGACTGTCTTCGGATGTGGCTGTTCTATGATCTTATAGCCATAACAAAGATTTCCTTAGGCCCTATTATAGatagtgtttcttttttttgccaGTATCATGATAAGTAATGTAAACCAAGTGTAACTAAATGAGTATTAAATTGGTTCAGTTCGATTATTCAGATTTTGTTGATAACCTATTAGTAGTAGTAATTTGGTAAATCTATCAAGTTTATGGTCAAATATGAGAAGTTTAGTGTTAAAAGGTAATAAAAACAGAGTGAATATGGGTTGTGTTGTGTATGAGCTTTGAttctatctttttaaaaatgtaacaaCTGGATaacatcaatacacaacctCCTCCTTCTGTCCTTCATGTTGTGTTGAGTGGGGACTTAGCCAGATTAGATTTACATTGTTAGaaaaatctctttcttttctctggaCCCACTCTCCCACCCAcatgctcttctctctctccttctctctctctctaaatgcCAACTCTGTCTTGCCTATTTATCTGACTCTTTCAACATTCCCTCGAACTCCACTTGAAGCAAACCAAAACTAAATTACAAGACTTTGTTTCTACAGAACAAGCAAAGTCTTGAGACACTTGGAAACTAAGATATACATGGCTATGGAGTTAGAGCTTGATGATGATGTCTTCTTTGCAGACATAAGCAAACAGATCTCTCTTCTCATCACGGATGAAGATGAACAGCTAAACCCTgtttctctttcctcctcctccccctcTCTCTCATTCCAGGTTTGTTCCTCTGTCCATACATACACCGTTTCCTCTCTATATGCATCTTTCTCCCTCTCTAACTGTGTTTCTTGAAAATTTTGTGGGAACAGGGTCTGTTCAGAGGAGGTTACCAAACGGCTCCGTATATGTATCATCAAGAACAGAGCAAAGGGACTGGTGTGTTCATCCCTAAATCTTCTC is from Camelina sativa cultivar DH55 chromosome 20, Cs, whole genome shotgun sequence and encodes:
- the LOC104770273 gene encoding NEDD8-activating enzyme E1 catalytic subunit — encoded protein: MADLDVPQSKSRDLDKLLLRHGNLVDPGFFPGPQLRDDIREFVKILVVGAGGLGCELLKDLALSGFRNLDVIDMDRIEVTNLNRQFLFRLEDVGKPKAEVAAKRVMERVSGVEIVPHFSRIEDKEVEFYNDFNIIALGLDSIEARKYINGIACGFLEYNDDDTPVRDTIKPMVDGGTEGFKGHARVIMPGVTPCFECTIWLFPPQVKFPLCTLAETPRNAAHCIEYAHLIKWDEVHKGKSFDPDVPEHMKWVYDEAIRRAELFGIPGVTYSLTQGVVKNIIPAIASTNAIISAACALETLKIVSACSKTLTNYLTYNGGEGLYTKVTDFPRLDDCLVCGPGILIELDTSITLSKFIEMLEDHPKLLLSKASVTYGESNLYMQAPPVLEEMLRENLSKPLYDLMGRVQKDTIHVSGTSLKDKERQSIQTKLRVVFKGADVVTDMDTAIGA
- the LOC104770275 gene encoding uncharacterized protein LOC104770275, giving the protein MAMELELDDDVFFADISKQISLLITDEDEQLNPVSLSSSSPSLSFQGLFRGGYQTAPYMYHQEQSKGTGVFIPKSSQPRRRPHHYQKQGKYSSFKAKQQQNRQEYYQQNHENARSTLTTHNNNNKRNMNTSVHASIPRRTYGDASSIYT